In Osmerus eperlanus chromosome 17, fOsmEpe2.1, whole genome shotgun sequence, a single genomic region encodes these proteins:
- the strap gene encoding serine-threonine kinase receptor-associated protein isoform X4, with protein MILRLFSLFLSQQSMAMRQTPLTCSGHTRPVVDLAFSGITAYGYFLISACKDGKPMLRQGDTGDWIGTFLGHKGAVWGATLNTEATKAATAAADFTAKVWDAVTGEDVLTLAHKHIVKSVNFTQDSNHLLTGGNDKLIRIYDLSKPEAEPQEIPGHTSAIKKALWCNNDKQILSAADDKTVRLWDRNSTEAVRTLSFDMSVSSMEYIPDGEVLVITYGKTIAFYNALSLDLIKTVDAPASIHSASLHPDKEFFVAGGDDFKLYKFDYSTKEELESYKGHFGPVHCVRFSPDGELYASGSEDGTLRLWQTAVGKTYGLWKCILPAEELASEISETPYCTAPEIKA; from the exons ATGATTTTACGG TTGTTTTCGTTATTCCTTAGCCAGCAAAGCATGGCGATGAGGCAAACGCCACTGACTTGCTCAGGCCACACCAGACCTGTTGTGGATCTTGCCTTCAGTGGTATAACTGCTTATGGGTATTTTCTCATCAGTGCCTGCAAAG ATGGTAAACCCATGTTGCgccagggagacacaggggacTGGATCGGAACGTTCCTGGGTCACAAAGGTGCTGTCTGGGGTGCCACTCTGAACACAGAAGCCACCAAAGCAGCCACAGCTGCTGCTGACTTCACTGC AAAGGTGTGGGATGCAGTGACTGGAGAAGATGTCCTCACATTGGCACACAAGCACATTGTCAAGTCTGTCAATTTTACTCAG GACAGCAACCACCTGTTGACAGGGGGAAACGACAAGCTGATACGCATCTATGACCTCAGCAAACCTGAAGCAG AGCCTCAGGAGATACCTGGCCACACCTCTGCCATCAAGAAAGCTCTATGGTGCAACAACGACAAGCAGATCCTCTCAGCTGCCGATGATAAAACTGTAAG ACTGTGGGACAGGAATTCCACAGAGGCTGTGAGGACACTGTCCTTTGATATGTCAGTTAGCAGCATGGAGTACATCCCTGATGGAGAGGTCCTAGTCATCACCTATGGAAAGACCATCGCTTTCTACAATGCCCTCAG CCTTGACTTGATCAAGACAGTGGATGCCCCTGCTTCCATCCACTCAGCCTCTCTACATCCTGACAAGGAATTCTTTGTTGCTGGCGGAGATGACTTCAAGCTCTATAAATTTGACTACAGTACCAAAGAGGAATTGG AGTCCTACAAGGGTCATTTTGGACCGGTCCACTGTGTGCGCTTCAGTCCTGATGGGGAGCTCTATGCCAGCGGCTCTGAAGATGGTACGCTCCGTCTatggcaaactgcagtggggaAAACCTACGGCCTGTGGAAGTGCATACTTCCTG CAGAGGAGCTGGCATCAGAGATCTCTGAGACGCCATACTGCACGGCCCCTGAGATAAAGGCCTGA
- the strap gene encoding serine-threonine kinase receptor-associated protein isoform X1, with product MILRLFSLFLSQQSMAMRQTPLTCSGHTRPVVDLAFSGITAYGYFLISACKDGKPMLRQGDTGDWIGTFLGHKGAVWGATLNTEATKAATAAADFTAKVWDAVTGEDVLTLAHKHIVKSVNFTQDSNHLLTGGNDKLIRIYDLSKPEAEPQEIPGHTSAIKKALWCNNDKQILSAADDKTVRLWDRNSTEAVRTLSFDMSVSSMEYIPDGEVLVITYGKTIAFYNALSLDLIKTVDAPASIHSASLHPDKEFFVAGGDDFKLYKFDYSTKEELGKNVGLAGLSQPIVESYKGHFGPVHCVRFSPDGELYASGSEDGTLRLWQTAVGKTYGLWKCILPAEELASEISETPYCTAPEIKA from the exons ATGATTTTACGG TTGTTTTCGTTATTCCTTAGCCAGCAAAGCATGGCGATGAGGCAAACGCCACTGACTTGCTCAGGCCACACCAGACCTGTTGTGGATCTTGCCTTCAGTGGTATAACTGCTTATGGGTATTTTCTCATCAGTGCCTGCAAAG ATGGTAAACCCATGTTGCgccagggagacacaggggacTGGATCGGAACGTTCCTGGGTCACAAAGGTGCTGTCTGGGGTGCCACTCTGAACACAGAAGCCACCAAAGCAGCCACAGCTGCTGCTGACTTCACTGC AAAGGTGTGGGATGCAGTGACTGGAGAAGATGTCCTCACATTGGCACACAAGCACATTGTCAAGTCTGTCAATTTTACTCAG GACAGCAACCACCTGTTGACAGGGGGAAACGACAAGCTGATACGCATCTATGACCTCAGCAAACCTGAAGCAG AGCCTCAGGAGATACCTGGCCACACCTCTGCCATCAAGAAAGCTCTATGGTGCAACAACGACAAGCAGATCCTCTCAGCTGCCGATGATAAAACTGTAAG ACTGTGGGACAGGAATTCCACAGAGGCTGTGAGGACACTGTCCTTTGATATGTCAGTTAGCAGCATGGAGTACATCCCTGATGGAGAGGTCCTAGTCATCACCTATGGAAAGACCATCGCTTTCTACAATGCCCTCAG CCTTGACTTGATCAAGACAGTGGATGCCCCTGCTTCCATCCACTCAGCCTCTCTACATCCTGACAAGGAATTCTTTGTTGCTGGCGGAGATGACTTCAAGCTCTATAAATTTGACTACAGTACCAAAGAGGAATTGG GAAAAAATGTTGGTCTCGCTGGCCTCTCTCAACCCATTGTAGAGTCCTACAAGGGTCATTTTGGACCGGTCCACTGTGTGCGCTTCAGTCCTGATGGGGAGCTCTATGCCAGCGGCTCTGAAGATGGTACGCTCCGTCTatggcaaactgcagtggggaAAACCTACGGCCTGTGGAAGTGCATACTTCCTG CAGAGGAGCTGGCATCAGAGATCTCTGAGACGCCATACTGCACGGCCCCTGAGATAAAGGCCTGA
- the strap gene encoding serine-threonine kinase receptor-associated protein isoform X2, producing MILRLFSLFLSQQSMAMRQTPLTCSGHTRPVVDLAFSGITAYGYFLISACKDGKPMLRQGDTGDWIGTFLGHKGAVWGATLNTEATKAATAAADFTAKVWDAVTGEDVLTLAHKHIVKSVNFTQDSNHLLTGGNDKLIRIYDLSKPEAEPQEIPGHTSAIKKALWCNNDKQILSAADDKTVRLWDRNSTEAVRTLSFDMSVSSMEYIPDGEVLVITYGKTIAFYNALSLDLIKTVDAPASIHSASLHPDKEFFVAGGDDFKLYKFDYSTKEELGKNVGLAGLSQPIVESYKGHFGPVHCVRFSPDGELYASGSEDGTLRLWQTAVGKTYGLWKCILPEELASEISETPYCTAPEIKA from the exons ATGATTTTACGG TTGTTTTCGTTATTCCTTAGCCAGCAAAGCATGGCGATGAGGCAAACGCCACTGACTTGCTCAGGCCACACCAGACCTGTTGTGGATCTTGCCTTCAGTGGTATAACTGCTTATGGGTATTTTCTCATCAGTGCCTGCAAAG ATGGTAAACCCATGTTGCgccagggagacacaggggacTGGATCGGAACGTTCCTGGGTCACAAAGGTGCTGTCTGGGGTGCCACTCTGAACACAGAAGCCACCAAAGCAGCCACAGCTGCTGCTGACTTCACTGC AAAGGTGTGGGATGCAGTGACTGGAGAAGATGTCCTCACATTGGCACACAAGCACATTGTCAAGTCTGTCAATTTTACTCAG GACAGCAACCACCTGTTGACAGGGGGAAACGACAAGCTGATACGCATCTATGACCTCAGCAAACCTGAAGCAG AGCCTCAGGAGATACCTGGCCACACCTCTGCCATCAAGAAAGCTCTATGGTGCAACAACGACAAGCAGATCCTCTCAGCTGCCGATGATAAAACTGTAAG ACTGTGGGACAGGAATTCCACAGAGGCTGTGAGGACACTGTCCTTTGATATGTCAGTTAGCAGCATGGAGTACATCCCTGATGGAGAGGTCCTAGTCATCACCTATGGAAAGACCATCGCTTTCTACAATGCCCTCAG CCTTGACTTGATCAAGACAGTGGATGCCCCTGCTTCCATCCACTCAGCCTCTCTACATCCTGACAAGGAATTCTTTGTTGCTGGCGGAGATGACTTCAAGCTCTATAAATTTGACTACAGTACCAAAGAGGAATTGG GAAAAAATGTTGGTCTCGCTGGCCTCTCTCAACCCATTGTAGAGTCCTACAAGGGTCATTTTGGACCGGTCCACTGTGTGCGCTTCAGTCCTGATGGGGAGCTCTATGCCAGCGGCTCTGAAGATGGTACGCTCCGTCTatggcaaactgcagtggggaAAACCTACGGCCTGTGGAAGTGCATACTTCCTG AGGAGCTGGCATCAGAGATCTCTGAGACGCCATACTGCACGGCCCCTGAGATAAAGGCCTGA
- the strap gene encoding serine-threonine kinase receptor-associated protein isoform X5 — protein MAMRQTPLTCSGHTRPVVDLAFSGITAYGYFLISACKDGKPMLRQGDTGDWIGTFLGHKGAVWGATLNTEATKAATAAADFTAKVWDAVTGEDVLTLAHKHIVKSVNFTQDSNHLLTGGNDKLIRIYDLSKPEAEPQEIPGHTSAIKKALWCNNDKQILSAADDKTVRLWDRNSTEAVRTLSFDMSVSSMEYIPDGEVLVITYGKTIAFYNALSLDLIKTVDAPASIHSASLHPDKEFFVAGGDDFKLYKFDYSTKEELGKNVGLAGLSQPIVESYKGHFGPVHCVRFSPDGELYASGSEDGTLRLWQTAVGKTYGLWKCILPAEELASEISETPYCTAPEIKA, from the exons ATGGCGATGAGGCAAACGCCACTGACTTGCTCAGGCCACACCAGACCTGTTGTGGATCTTGCCTTCAGTGGTATAACTGCTTATGGGTATTTTCTCATCAGTGCCTGCAAAG ATGGTAAACCCATGTTGCgccagggagacacaggggacTGGATCGGAACGTTCCTGGGTCACAAAGGTGCTGTCTGGGGTGCCACTCTGAACACAGAAGCCACCAAAGCAGCCACAGCTGCTGCTGACTTCACTGC AAAGGTGTGGGATGCAGTGACTGGAGAAGATGTCCTCACATTGGCACACAAGCACATTGTCAAGTCTGTCAATTTTACTCAG GACAGCAACCACCTGTTGACAGGGGGAAACGACAAGCTGATACGCATCTATGACCTCAGCAAACCTGAAGCAG AGCCTCAGGAGATACCTGGCCACACCTCTGCCATCAAGAAAGCTCTATGGTGCAACAACGACAAGCAGATCCTCTCAGCTGCCGATGATAAAACTGTAAG ACTGTGGGACAGGAATTCCACAGAGGCTGTGAGGACACTGTCCTTTGATATGTCAGTTAGCAGCATGGAGTACATCCCTGATGGAGAGGTCCTAGTCATCACCTATGGAAAGACCATCGCTTTCTACAATGCCCTCAG CCTTGACTTGATCAAGACAGTGGATGCCCCTGCTTCCATCCACTCAGCCTCTCTACATCCTGACAAGGAATTCTTTGTTGCTGGCGGAGATGACTTCAAGCTCTATAAATTTGACTACAGTACCAAAGAGGAATTGG GAAAAAATGTTGGTCTCGCTGGCCTCTCTCAACCCATTGTAGAGTCCTACAAGGGTCATTTTGGACCGGTCCACTGTGTGCGCTTCAGTCCTGATGGGGAGCTCTATGCCAGCGGCTCTGAAGATGGTACGCTCCGTCTatggcaaactgcagtggggaAAACCTACGGCCTGTGGAAGTGCATACTTCCTG CAGAGGAGCTGGCATCAGAGATCTCTGAGACGCCATACTGCACGGCCCCTGAGATAAAGGCCTGA
- the strap gene encoding serine-threonine kinase receptor-associated protein isoform X3 yields MGLFSLFLSQQSMAMRQTPLTCSGHTRPVVDLAFSGITAYGYFLISACKDGKPMLRQGDTGDWIGTFLGHKGAVWGATLNTEATKAATAAADFTAKVWDAVTGEDVLTLAHKHIVKSVNFTQDSNHLLTGGNDKLIRIYDLSKPEAEPQEIPGHTSAIKKALWCNNDKQILSAADDKTVRLWDRNSTEAVRTLSFDMSVSSMEYIPDGEVLVITYGKTIAFYNALSLDLIKTVDAPASIHSASLHPDKEFFVAGGDDFKLYKFDYSTKEELGKNVGLAGLSQPIVESYKGHFGPVHCVRFSPDGELYASGSEDGTLRLWQTAVGKTYGLWKCILPAEELASEISETPYCTAPEIKA; encoded by the exons ATGGGA TTGTTTTCGTTATTCCTTAGCCAGCAAAGCATGGCGATGAGGCAAACGCCACTGACTTGCTCAGGCCACACCAGACCTGTTGTGGATCTTGCCTTCAGTGGTATAACTGCTTATGGGTATTTTCTCATCAGTGCCTGCAAAG ATGGTAAACCCATGTTGCgccagggagacacaggggacTGGATCGGAACGTTCCTGGGTCACAAAGGTGCTGTCTGGGGTGCCACTCTGAACACAGAAGCCACCAAAGCAGCCACAGCTGCTGCTGACTTCACTGC AAAGGTGTGGGATGCAGTGACTGGAGAAGATGTCCTCACATTGGCACACAAGCACATTGTCAAGTCTGTCAATTTTACTCAG GACAGCAACCACCTGTTGACAGGGGGAAACGACAAGCTGATACGCATCTATGACCTCAGCAAACCTGAAGCAG AGCCTCAGGAGATACCTGGCCACACCTCTGCCATCAAGAAAGCTCTATGGTGCAACAACGACAAGCAGATCCTCTCAGCTGCCGATGATAAAACTGTAAG ACTGTGGGACAGGAATTCCACAGAGGCTGTGAGGACACTGTCCTTTGATATGTCAGTTAGCAGCATGGAGTACATCCCTGATGGAGAGGTCCTAGTCATCACCTATGGAAAGACCATCGCTTTCTACAATGCCCTCAG CCTTGACTTGATCAAGACAGTGGATGCCCCTGCTTCCATCCACTCAGCCTCTCTACATCCTGACAAGGAATTCTTTGTTGCTGGCGGAGATGACTTCAAGCTCTATAAATTTGACTACAGTACCAAAGAGGAATTGG GAAAAAATGTTGGTCTCGCTGGCCTCTCTCAACCCATTGTAGAGTCCTACAAGGGTCATTTTGGACCGGTCCACTGTGTGCGCTTCAGTCCTGATGGGGAGCTCTATGCCAGCGGCTCTGAAGATGGTACGCTCCGTCTatggcaaactgcagtggggaAAACCTACGGCCTGTGGAAGTGCATACTTCCTG CAGAGGAGCTGGCATCAGAGATCTCTGAGACGCCATACTGCACGGCCCCTGAGATAAAGGCCTGA
- the strap gene encoding serine-threonine kinase receptor-associated protein isoform X6, whose translation MILRLFSLFLSQQSMAMRQTPLTCSGHTRPVVDLAFSGITAYGYFLISACKDGKPMLRQGDTGDWIGTFLGHKGAVWGATLNTEATKAATAAADFTAKVWDAVTGEDVLTLAHKHIVKSVNFTQDSNHLLTGGNDKLIRIYDLSKPEAEPQEIPGHTSAIKKALWCNNDKQILSAADDKTVRLWDRNSTEAVRTLSFDMSVSSMEYIPDGEVLVITYGKTIAFYNALSLDLIKTVDAPASIHSASLHPDKEFFVAGGDDFKLYKFDYSTKEELESYKGHFGPVHCVRFSPDGELYASGSEDGTLRLWQTAVGKTYGLWKCILPEELASEISETPYCTAPEIKA comes from the exons ATGATTTTACGG TTGTTTTCGTTATTCCTTAGCCAGCAAAGCATGGCGATGAGGCAAACGCCACTGACTTGCTCAGGCCACACCAGACCTGTTGTGGATCTTGCCTTCAGTGGTATAACTGCTTATGGGTATTTTCTCATCAGTGCCTGCAAAG ATGGTAAACCCATGTTGCgccagggagacacaggggacTGGATCGGAACGTTCCTGGGTCACAAAGGTGCTGTCTGGGGTGCCACTCTGAACACAGAAGCCACCAAAGCAGCCACAGCTGCTGCTGACTTCACTGC AAAGGTGTGGGATGCAGTGACTGGAGAAGATGTCCTCACATTGGCACACAAGCACATTGTCAAGTCTGTCAATTTTACTCAG GACAGCAACCACCTGTTGACAGGGGGAAACGACAAGCTGATACGCATCTATGACCTCAGCAAACCTGAAGCAG AGCCTCAGGAGATACCTGGCCACACCTCTGCCATCAAGAAAGCTCTATGGTGCAACAACGACAAGCAGATCCTCTCAGCTGCCGATGATAAAACTGTAAG ACTGTGGGACAGGAATTCCACAGAGGCTGTGAGGACACTGTCCTTTGATATGTCAGTTAGCAGCATGGAGTACATCCCTGATGGAGAGGTCCTAGTCATCACCTATGGAAAGACCATCGCTTTCTACAATGCCCTCAG CCTTGACTTGATCAAGACAGTGGATGCCCCTGCTTCCATCCACTCAGCCTCTCTACATCCTGACAAGGAATTCTTTGTTGCTGGCGGAGATGACTTCAAGCTCTATAAATTTGACTACAGTACCAAAGAGGAATTGG AGTCCTACAAGGGTCATTTTGGACCGGTCCACTGTGTGCGCTTCAGTCCTGATGGGGAGCTCTATGCCAGCGGCTCTGAAGATGGTACGCTCCGTCTatggcaaactgcagtggggaAAACCTACGGCCTGTGGAAGTGCATACTTCCTG AGGAGCTGGCATCAGAGATCTCTGAGACGCCATACTGCACGGCCCCTGAGATAAAGGCCTGA
- the etnk1 gene encoding ethanolamine kinase 1: protein MANYIHVPDEAPAVPKIDVTLDENDYRSGALRLVKELRPNWKPSEVKMKFFTDGITNKLLGCYVGAIMKDVVLVRIYGNKTELFVDRENEVKSFRVLHENRCAPHLYCTFNNGLCYEFLQGTALEPEHIRSMPMFRLIARQLAKYHAIHAHNGWVPQSDLWLKMGKYFALVPKYFQDPEMNLRLSVEVPSSRCLRQEMVELQQSLSMLGSPVVLCHNDLLCKNIIFNQDGGSVKFIDYEYAGYNYQAYDIGNHFNEFAGLNEVDYSHYPGRSLQLEWLRSYLEAYKEHKGQGSQVTDREVEVLYVQVNRFSLASHFFWGLWALIQAKFSTIDFDFMGYAVLRFNQYFKMKPEVAALKFPE, encoded by the exons ATGGCCAACTACATCCATGTACCCGACGAGGCTCCCGCCGTACCCAAAATAGATGTAACATTAGACGAAAACGATTATAGGTCTGGCGCATTGAGACTCGTCAAAGAACTGAGACCGAATTGGAAACCATCTGAGGTCAAGATGAAG TTTTTCACAGATGGGATAACCAATAAGCTGCTAGGTTGTTACGTTGGGGCGATCATGAAGGACGTGGTTCTGGTTCGTATCTACGGTAACAAGACAGAGCTGTTTGTGGACCGGGAAAACGAGGTGAAGAGTTTCCGGGTGCTGCACGAGAACCGCTGCGCTCCACACCTCTACTGCACCTTCAACAACGGCCTTTGCTACGAGTTTCTCCAAGGCACTGCACTAGAGCCAGAACACATTCGCAGCATGCCCATGTTCAG GCTCATCGCCAGGCAGCTGGCTAAGTACCACGCCATCCATGCTCACAATGGCTGGGTGCCCCAGTCCGACCTGTGGCTGAAGATGGGCAAGTACTTCGCCCTGGTGCCCAAGTACTTCCAGGACCCTGAAATGAACCTGAG gctgagTGTGGAGGTGCCCAGCTCCAGGTGTCTGaggcaggagatggtggagCTGCAGCAGAGCCTGTCCATGCTGGGTTCCCCCGTGGTGCTCTGCCACAACGACCTGCTGTGTAAGAACATCATCTTCAACCAGGACGGAG GCAGTGTAAAGTTCATTGACTACGAGTACGCAGGGTACAATTACCAAGCCTACGACATTGGGAACCACTTCAATGAGTTTGCAG gtctgAACGAGGTGGACTATAGTCATTACCCGGGGCGCAGCCTGCAGCTGGAGTGGCTGCGGTCCTACCTGGAGGCCTATAAGGAACACAAGGGTCAGGGCAGCCAGGTGAcggacagagaggtggaggtgctcTACGTACAGGTCAATCGCTTTTCACTG GCATCTCATTTCTTTTGGGGGCTCTGGGCTCTGATTCAGGCCAAGTTCTCAACCATTGACTTTGACTTCATGGG ATATGCAGTCCTTCGCTTCAACCAGTACTTTAAGATGAAGCCAGAGGTGGCTGCTCTAAAATTCCCAGAATAA